Part of the Streptomyces antimycoticus genome, AGCCACGCCGCGAGCAGCGGAGTGGCGATCACGCCGAGCAGGCTGGAGTACGTACCCGCGCAGATGGCGGCCGGGACATTGCCCCGGGCCGTGGAGGTGAGGGCGACCGAGGACTGGACGGTCGAGGGCACGACACACAGGAAGAGCAGTCCGGTGTAGAGCCGGTCGGTGAGGAGGAACGGGGCGAGGCCGCCCGCGGCCAGCCCCAGCAGCGGGAAGAGCGCGAAGGTGCTCGCGCCCACCACCAGGTGCAGTCTCCACTGCCGCAGGCCGTTCAGCGCCTCGCGGGTGGACAGCCGCGAACCGTAGAGGAAGAAGAGCAGCCCGATCGCGATGTCCGCGGCATCGCCGACGGCCGTGGCCGCCGCCCCGCTCGCGGGCAGCAGCGCCGCCAGCGCGACCGTCCCGAGGAGGGCGGCGACATAGGGGTCGACCGCCCTCCCGAGCCGGCCCGGCCACGACAGCGGCCAGGACTTCCGCATCACATCAATCACCGCTCCCGGCCTGCCACGGCGGGTGGCCGATCTGCGGCAGCACCGGATCCGCACCGGTGAGGCCGCCGGTCACGACGTCGATGGCGCCGCCGCCCCCGTCGTGGTCGCTGCCCGCCGTGCCACGGCTCAGCAGCAGGGCGTTGAGGGTGCGGTCGACCTCCAGCCAGGAGTCCGCGCCGGAGTTGTCGATGACCACGAGGCCGTTGTGCGGCCCGGTGGCCACCGTGGGGGTGTCATCCGGCTCGCAGTCGTCCCGCGGGGTGCTGCCCGCGGGCACGGGCGTCGCCTTGGCGGAGACCGCGGCGCCCGCGCACAGGACGCCCGCGGTGGCCGCGAGGATGAGCCCGGCCGTGGACGGACGGGACGAGCCGGTGTCTTTTCTGGGCTTACGGCGCCGGCCGGGGCCGGGCCCGAGGAATGTCGAGGGCATACCGCGCGGCCCCGGCTCAGACCCTGGCGGGCTGACGGTGGCCGTGGTGCCTGCTGATGTTCTTCTCCAGCAGTTCCGTGGCGCCCTTGACCCCGATGGCCGCGGCCTCCCGGGTGTCCGGCAGCCGCCCGTCCGCCGTTTTGAGGTCGCTCAGCGCCCCGTCGATCGCCCCATGGGCGGCGAACAGACAAGGGGTGCTGTAGATAGCGACATCCACCCCCAGTTCGGACAGCTCGGACAGCGAGAGCCGCGGCGACTTCCCGCCCGCGATCTGGTTGAACAGCAGGGGCTTGTCGCCGATGACCTTGCGGACCTTGCGGATCCACTCCACGCTGCGCACCCCGTCGACGAGGACGACATCCGCGTCGGTCTCCGCCAGCGCGGCCGCCCGCCGCAGGATCTCGGGCTCCTCGGTGGCGTCCGTGCGTGCCACCACCACCATGTCCTTCCTGCTGCTCAGCACCAGTTGGAGCTTGTCGAGGTACTCCTCGAGCGGCAGGGTCAGCTTGCCGTCCGCGTGGCCGCAGCGGCGCGGGCGCCGCTGGTCCTCCAGGATCACCCCGGAGGCCCCGGTGCGCTCCAGCCGCTGCACCACATGGCAGGCGACCTCGGGATCCACATAGCCGTCGTCGATGTCCACGAGCAGATGGTGCTCGGGGAAGGCGAGACGCAGCCGCTCCACGAAGGCGAGCATGTCGGGCCAGGCGATGAAGCCGATGTCGGGCAGCCCGTAATGCGATGCGGCGAACCCGAATCCGGATACGAAGAAGCCGTTGTAGTGCTGTGCGGCGATGGACGCCGAGTACATGTCGTAGATGCCGATGAGAGGTGTAGTTCGAGATGAACTGATGGCCTTTCGGAGGGCATTGCCATAGAGCATGATGTCCCCTTGAGTTCGGTGCCTTTCGGCGTTGCGTGATGGCTATGTGCCCGCGCGGTTTGGTTTACGGAAGGCCAAAGAACAGTAAAGCCACTCGCCGGGTTCCCTGAAGATGCCTGGCCCGGCTCGGGTTGGGGTCGAACACCCCTTGAGCGCTCTGGCCCGCGTTCCCGGGTGGTCTGCGACATGCCTGGCATGCCCGGGCCTTCGCGGGGTATGCGCAACAAGCCTGTCCACTGAAAAGAGTTGCTCGTGCCTGTCCCAACCGATGTCGAAGCCTCCGCGTCCGCGCCCTCCCGGCACCACCTGCTCTGGCGCGCTGTCCAGCGACGCAAGAACCCTCCACTGCGCCGGAGCGACATCACGGTCACCGAAGAGAAGACCGTCCGGAAAGCGGTGAAGGCCGCCGCGCTGGGAAACGCCATGGAATGGTTCGACTTCGGGATCTACAGCTATCTCGCGGTCACCATCGGCAAAGTGTTCTTCCCGTCCGGTAATGGCACGGCCCAGGTGCTCTCCTCCCTCGCGACATTCGCGGTGGCCTTTCTGGTCCGCCCGGTGGGAGGCATGTTCTTCGGGCCTCTGGGCGACCGGATCGGCCGTAAGAAGGTCCTGTCCTTCACCATGATCATGATGGCGTCCAGCACGCTCGCCATCGGGCTGATCCCCGGCTATGCCGCCATCGGCTTCTGGTCGCCGGCGCTGCTCATCCTGTTCCGTATGCTCCAGGGATTCTCCACCGGCGGGGAATACGGCGGCGCCTCGACCTTCATCGCCGAATACGCGCCCGACAAGCGCCGTGGGTACTACGGCAGCTTTCTGGAGTTCGGCACGCTGATCGGCTACACCGCGGCGGCCGGACTGGTCACCATCCTGACCGTGACACTCGCCGACTCCTCGATGAATTCCTGGGGCTGGCGCATTCCGTTCCTGGCCGCCGCGCCGATCGGTCTGGTCGGTCTGTATCTGCGGCTGAAGCTGGATGACACCCCCGCCTTCCAGAAGCTGGAGGACGAGGGCGCCACCAGCGCGGGGGAGCGCGAGAGCCTGCCGTTCTGGCAGGTGTTCCGCACTCAGTGGCGTGCGATGGCGCTGTGCATCGCGCTGGTCGCCGCGTACAACATCACCGACTACATGCTGCTGTCCTACATGCCGACCTATCTGTCGGACACCCTCCACTACAGCAGCACCAGCGCCCTGGTCTCGATCATCATCGTGATGCTCGTGCTCATGGCGGCCATCACCTTCGTCGGCCGGTACTCCGACCGCATCGGCCGCAAGCCCGTGCTGATGGCCGGGTCCGTGGGCTTCCTGGTGCTCGCCGTGCCGTGCTTCCTGCTCATCAAGCAGGGCGGGGTGGTCCCGGTCTTCGCCGGGCTGCTGCTCCTGGGGCTGTGTCTGCTGCCGTATGTGAGCGTGATGTCCGCCTCGCTGCCCGCGCTCTTCCCGACGAATGTGCGCTACGGCTCGCTCTCCATCGCCTTCAACATCTCCGTCTCGCTCTTCGGCGGCACCACGCCGCTGGTGACCGAGGGTCTGATCAGCAGCACCGGGGACGATCTGATGCCCGCCTACTACACGATGCTCGCCGCCGTCGTCGGCATCATCGCCGCCGCCGTGATGAAGGAGACGGCGCGGAAGCCGCTGGAGGGCTCGCCGCCCGCCGTGGCCACCAAGGAGGAGGCCATCGCGCTCGTGGAGTCCCAGCGCTCCTGAGTTCCCCTTCCCCGGGCGGTGTGCGCCAAGGCTTCCGCACCTGCATTACCTCGGCGGTAATCGACCGCCGCGCGCGACGGCGGCAGGGTTGAGCCATCGGGTCCCGGGCCGGCGCCCTCCGGTCCGGGACCCGGTGCCACCAGGGGATTTCATGGAGGAGTAACCACATGACGCAGTACGAAACCGCCGTCGCCCGCTACTTCGAGGCGTGGAACGCCACCGGCCCCGAGGCCCGCGCCAAGGCCGTCGCCGCCGCCTGGACCGAGGATGGCGGCTACACCGACCCGCTGGCCGAGGCGCGAGGCCATGAGGAGCTGGCCGCCGTCATCGCCGGGGCCCAGGAGCAGTTCCCCGGCCATGAGTTCCGGCTCACCGGCGCCGTGGACGGCCACCACGCCATGGCCCGCTTCAGCTGGGAGCTGGTCGCCACGGCCGACGGCTCGGCCCCGGTCGCCGCGACCGATGTGATCACCCTGGCCGAGGACGGCCGGATCCGCTCCGTCCTCGGCTTCCTGGACCGGGTCCCTACGACCGGCTGAACCGCCCCAGGGCGGCCGCGGTCTCCGGGTCGGCCGGGAGGAACGTCTCGATGGCCAGCTCGGAGACCGTGACATCCATCGGGGTGTTGAAGGTCGCGATCGTCGAGATGAACGACAGCACCCGCCCGCCGTGCTCGATCATCATCGGCAGGGCGAAGGGCGGGGTGTCACCGGCGGTCGCCGTCTCCCGGCCGCCGGTCTCGGGCAGCGGGTAGGCGGCCACCTCGTCGTACAGCGCGCGCAGCGGCGAGGAGCGCATCAGCGCCAGCTGCCGGTCCATCTGGTCCAGCAGATGGCCACGCCATTCGCGGAGGTTGCGGATGCGCGGGGCGAGACCCTCGGGGTGCAGGGTGAGGCGCATCGCGTTCAGCGGCGGCTTCAGCAGATGCTCCGCCACTCCCTCCACAAGCGCCGCGATGCCCCGGTTGGCCGCCAGCACCCCGTAGGTGCCGTCCACCACGAGCGCCGGATAGGGCTCGTAGCCCGTCAGCAGCCGCTCCAGGGATGCCCGCAGGGCGCTCATCGAGGGGTCGTCCACCGACCGCTCCGGATAGTGCGGGGCGTAACCGGCGGCGATCAGCAGGGCGTTGCGCTCGCGGACGGGGACGTCGAGATGGTCGGCGAGCCGGAGCACCATCTCCTGGCTGGGCCGCGACCGGCCGGTCTCGATGAAGCTGATGTGGCGGGCGGAGGAGTCGGCGCGCAGCGCGAGCTCCAGCTGGCTCAGCCGGCGGCGGTCCCGCCACTCGCGCAGCAGTGTGCCCACCCGGGGCGGCGCGGCAGTCGTCATGAGCTGAAGGTAGCCGACGCCGGGTGCTCGCATGGCAGGGTGGAAGGGCCGCCGGTCACCCGCGACGAAGGGATGTGTCATGGCAGTCCAGCCGCTCACCGACCAGGAGATCCAGCAGCGTCTGGAGCAGCTCCCCGGCTGGTCGTTCGCGGACGACCGGCTCTCGCGGACGTATGTCTTCAAGGGGCATCCGCAGGCGGCCGGGATGGTGGCGGAGATCGCCACCATCCAGGAGGAGCTCGACCACCACTCCGATCTGACCCTCGGCTACAACAAGGTCGGCGTCTCGGTGAACACCCACAGCGCCGGGGGCAAGGTGACCGCGCTCGACGTCGAGCTCGCCGGCCGGATCGAGGAGATCGCCCCGCAGCACGGCGCCCGCGCCGACTGACCGGCCGGGCGCGTCGCCGACTGACCGGCCGGCCAGGACCCGACGTCACCCCCGGGCGTCCCGGAAGCGGGCCAGCCCCTCCTGGAGGTCCACGATCGGGCCGGGGTAGTCCAGCCGGTCCCGCTCGGCCTTCGGCAGCCGCCAGGGCGTATGGACGCCGGAGCCCGTCACCCCGGCCAGCTCCGGCACCCAGCGCCGCACATACGCGCCGTCCGGGTCGAACCGCCGGGCCTGCGCCAGCGGGTTGAGGACCCGGTTGGGACGGGTGTCGGTGCCGGTGCCCGCCGCCCACTGCCAGTTCAGCTGGTTGTTGGCCAGATCCCCGTCCACCAGCAGATCCAGGAAATGCCGGGCGCCGATCCGCCAGTCCTGGTAGAGCGTCTTGGTGAGGAAGCTGGCCACCAGCAGCCGCGCCCGGTTGTGCATCCAGCCCTCGTGGCGCAGCTGCCGCATCCCGGCGTCGACCAGCGGATAGCCGGTGCGCCCCGCCTTCCAGGCCGCGACCTCCGCCTCGTCGTGGCGCCACCGGTCGCCCCGCGGGCGGTAGTCGGCGTGCGCGGCGTCCGGCCGGGCGGCCAGCACCTGATAGTGGAAGTCCCGCCAGGCAAGCTGCCGTACGAAGGCGTCGGCGCCCGCGCCGCCCGCCTCCCGCGCCCGGTGCACCAGCTCCACCGGGGACAGACAGCCGAAGTGCAGATACGGGGAGAGCCGGGAGGTGGCGTCGCCCGCCAGATCGTCCTGCCGGTCGGCGTAGCTACCGAGCCCCGAGCGCCACCAGGAGCGGACGCGGCGGCGGCCCGCCGTCTCCCCGCCCTCGGGCAGCCCGGGGGAGGGGCTGCCCGGGGCGAGCGAGGTGACCGCCGCCACCGGCTCCGAGCGCAGCCCGGACGGCACGCTCACGGTGCGCGGAGCGGTGAGCGCGTCGCGCAGCCCGGCCCACTGCCAGGCGCGGAAGTACGGGGTGAAGACGGCGAAGTGGTCCTTGCCCGCCGGGGTCACCTCGCCCGGCTCCACGGCCGTCACCACCGCGCCGTGCACCCGCAGCCGCCGTCCGTCCGCCTCCAGCGCCTCGCGCAGCCGCTGTTCGCGGCGGGTGGCGTAGCCGCTCACCCCGCCCGCGATATGTACCTCGTCCGCGTCGGCCTGCCGGGCCGCCCGCAGGACCTCCGCCACCGCGTCGCCCCGGCGGACCACCAGCCGCCCGCGGCGCTCGCGCAGCCCCGCGTCGAGATCGGCCAGAGCGTCCGCGAGGAACGCCACCCGGTTGGGGACGGCGAACCCCGTGCCGGCCAGGGCGCGGTCCACGACGAACAGCGGAACGACCCGCTCGGCGGAGCGCGTCGCGCCACGCAGCACGGGGTTGTCGGACAGCCGCAGATCGGAGGTGAAGACGGAGAGGGACGTACTCATCCCTCTCCCTTACCTCACGCGGCGCCGCATATTGGTGAATTCCGCCCGATGTCGCCCGGTCACGCCGAGGGGAATGTCAGCAGGACCAGCGGATCGGTCGTCGGGGCCTTCGACCCTCCGGCGGGCTCGACCGTCACCCCCATGGCCGACGCCTTCCCGACCGCACCACTCAGGACCGCCGCCGCGCTCCGGCCCGGGGAGTCCATCAGACCGGCCGGGCGCATGGTGCCGCCGTCGCTGAACCACAGCTGGTAGATCCGCCCCGCGGGCGGCTCGGGCAGCCCCGAGGCCAGGAACACCGCCCTGTTCAGCCCGCGCGAGACCACCACCGTGCCGGTCGAGCCGTCCGTCATCCGGCCGCTGCGGCTGCGCGCGTCGGGCGCGGCCAGCACCTGGGTCACCTCCTGCGCCTGAGCCACCCGCTGCTCGGAGCGGCGGGCCGTGTCGCGGGCGTCGGACGCCTGCCGGTACTGCCACACCGCGGCCCCGCCGAACGCGACGGCCGCGGCCACACAGGCCGCCAGCGCGACGTTCAGCGCCCGCCGCCCGGTGCGCCGCCGGGGGCCGGCGTGGGACTCCCGGGCCTCCCGCGCCGCCACCCGGGGCGGCTCCTGGCGGACCGTGGCGATGCGCCGCAGCACATCGTCCTTCATGGTCGGGGGCGGGGTCAGGGCCGTCGCCACTGCCAGCTTCCCGGCGGTCTCCCGCAGCTCCCGCACCTCCTGACGGCAGGCGTCGCAGACCGCCAGATGCCGCTCGAACTCGGTCAACTCCCGCCCCGACAGGGCGTGCACCGCGTACGCCCCGGTCAAGGTGTGCAGATCCGCCCTGGTCATGCGCCGACCCCCATGCAGTCCCGGAGCCGGATGAGCCCGTCCCGGAGTCTGGTCTTCACGGTCCCGAGCGGCAGCGACAGCAGCTCCGCCACCTCACGGTAGGAGCGGCCCCGGTAGTAGGCGAGCGTCACCGACTGCCGCTGCAGCTCGGTCAGCGTCCGCATGCACCGGCGCACCTGCTCGCGCTCCAGCCTGGCCTCCACCTGCTCGGTCACCTCGTCGAACGCCGGGGTACGGGACAGCAGCGCGGCGCGCTCCTCGCGGTCGGAGGCGGCCTGTGCCGAGCGCACCCGGTCCACGGCGCGCCGGTGCGCCACCGTCATGATCCAGGCCATGGCGCTGCCCCGACTCGGTTCGAACCGCGCCGCGGACCGCCACACCTCGACCAGGACCTCCTGGGTGACCTCCTCGGCCTGCGCCGGGTTGCGCAGCAGACTGCGCGTCAGCCCCAGGACCGGCCCGCTGACGGCGTCGTAGAGGGCTCCGAACGCGTTCTGGTCCCCCCGGGCCACCATCTGGAGCAACTCTTCGAGGTCCGGTCCGCGCGCGGCCGGTCCGCCGATGTACACGGGTTCTCTCACAGGCCGTCCTTCCGGGAACGATGCGGCGCACACGGAGGTGTCGTACCTCATTCGTCGCCCGGAGGGGTGCGGATTGGTCAAGGTACTCCGAACACGCGCGAGGACGGGTGTGGGGGCAAGCCTGAGAAGCGGGCCGTGAGCGCACGCGCGAGGCCGCCGCCGGTCCGTTCGACCGCGGCGGCCCCGGCACCCCGGCGTCAGCCGGTGGTGAGGGTGAGCCCGTAGGTCGTCAGGATCGGGTTCACCGGCTGGTAGTACGTCGTGCCGCCGACGGTGCAGTTGCCGGAGCCGCCGGAGGTGACGCCCTGCCCCTCGCTGCCCGAGATGAACGGGCCCCCGGAGTCGCCCGGTTCGGCGCAGACGTTGGTGCGCGTGACCCCGTTGATCGTGCCCTGCGGATACTGCACGCTGGTGTCGTGCTGCTGGATGGTGCCGCAGTGCCAGCCGGTCGTCGACCCGGAGCGGCAGACGGACGAGCCCACCGGCGCTTCCTGGGAGCCGGTGACGGTGACATTGGTGCCCTCGGGGCCGATCACCCACGGCTGCGGAACCCAGTCGGCGTTGGTGGACACCCAGGCGTAGTCATGACCGGGGAAGCTGGAGCCCTGGAAGCTGCCCTGGGCCACCCGGTTGAAGCCGGTGGTGGTGTCGCCCTGGCTGCCGCAGTGGCCGGCGGTGACGAAGCCGTTCTGCTCGCCCTGGGTCACCGGGAAGCCGATCGAGCAGCGGGCGGAGTCATTGATGTAGAACGCCTCGCCGCCCCGCAGGTCGTACAGCGGGCTCGGCCGCTCGGCCGACTCCACGACCCGTACCACCTCGCGGTCCGCGCCGCTGGTGGCGACGAAGGCGGCCGCCTCGCTCGGCTTGGCCGACTGCACCACGACGCTGTTGGTCTTGACGTCGACGTACCAGGCGGACGCGACATCGGCCGCCGGGGGGCGCTCCGAGGCGGTGCGGTCCAGGGCCTGCTTGGCGTCGGTGAGGGCCTTGAGACTGTGCTTGACGACCGCGGCCTTGGCGCCGCCGGCCGTGATGGTGCCGCTCTGCCCCTCGTCGGTGGTGGCGACGGTGAGTTCGGCGGTGTTGCCGGTCACCCATGCGCCGCCGTAGCTGCCGCCCAGGCTCTTGCGCAGGCCCGGTTCGGTGGCCCCGGCCCGGTACTCATTGGATATCCGCATCCGCGCCTCATCGGCCGTCAGGCCCAGGTCGCGCTGCATCGAGGCCAGCATCTCGGGGGCACCTCCCTCCGGGGGCGGGGGAGGGTTCACCGGGGTCGGCCACCGCGGGTATGCCGCTCCCCAGGAAGAGGGCGGCTATCGCGACGGTGCAACCGGCGGCCAGCTCAAGGCCGTGACGGCGTCTGCGGGACATCTTCGGTCTCCTCGGCTCGGGAGATGGTCACGCTACGTGCCCACCTGGGCGCCAAGCGTAATTGCCGGGGACGTGCCTCGCTCGGTGGGCGCATGAGCCCCGGATGAGGGGTCATGCGCCCGGGATATGCCACGACTCGGGGTGCGGGGACGCGGGGTGCGGGCGGATAAGGGTCCGCCCCGCCGCGGGGGGACGCGACGGGGCGGAGCGTGGAACGGTGGAGCGCCGGGGCTCAGCCGTTGAAGGTCTCGGGGTCGAAGCCCAGCCGGTTGCCGGTCTCCAGGGAGTCGATCGCCGACAGGTCCTCGGAGTCCAGCTGGAAGTCGAAGACGTCGATGTTCTCCTGGATCCGGGACGGGGTCACGGACTTGGGGATCACCACATTGCCGAGGTCCAGATGCCAGCGCAGCACCACCTGGGCCGGGGACTTCCCGTGCTTTTGGGCGATCGCCGCCAGCTTCGGGTCGTCCAGCAGGCCCTTGCCCTGGCCGAGCGGGGACCACGCCTCGGTGGCGATGTCATGGCGGGCGTTGAAGGCGCGCAGCTCCGCCTGCTGGAGCTGCGGGTGCAGCTCGATCTGGTCGATCACCGGGATGATCGAGGTCTCGGAGAGCAGCCGCTGGGTGTGGGCGGCGTGGAAGTTGGACAGGCCGATGGCCTTGGCGCGGCCCTCGGAGTAGATCTTCTCGAACGCCTTCCAGGTGTCCACGTACTTGTCGACCCCGGGCAGCGGCCAGTGGATCAGGTAGAGATCCACATACTCCAGGCCCAGCCTGGTCAGCGAGGCGTCGAAGGCGCGGAGGGTCGAGTCGTAGCCCTGGTCGGCATTCTGGAGCTTGGTGGTGACGAACAGCTCGTCGCGTGCGATGCCCGACGCGGCGAGCCCCTTCCCCGTGCCCTCCTCGTTGCCGTATATCGCGGCGGTGTCGATGCTGCGGTACCCGGCGTCCAGCGCGGTGCGCACCGCGACCTGCGCCTCGTCGTCCGGGATCTGCCAGACACCGAAGCCGAGCTGCGGCATCCGGACGCCGTTGTTGAGGGTGATGAACGGGACCTTGCTCACGGGCAGTCGATCCTTACGTCGGATGTGGATTGCATGCTTCCGTAGGTACAACGATCAACAAGCGGCGGGCATTCCCGCCGGCGCCCGTTCACCAGGGCCGTCCGCGCAGGACCACCACGCCACCTCCGTCCGGCCCGATGCGCTCCGCCGCCCGCCGCGCCGCCTGGGCCAGTGTGGGCACCTCGCCCAGCAGGCCGTAGAGCCCGCCCGCGAAGGCCGCAGCGCCGTCCAACGGTCCGCGATGGGCGACCACCACCTCGGCCGCCCGGGCGAAGAGCGCGGCGAGAGGCGCGCCGTCGGGGCAGCCGAGCACCACACCGGGCAGCGGGGCGCCGGTCAGCCGGCGATAGGCGGTCAGCAGCTCGGCCAGGCGCGCGGCGGGGGTGCGATGCGCCTGGCCGTCGCCGTCCTCGAAGACCAGCGCGCGCCCCTCGCGGCGGCAGACCAGATGCAGCACATCCGGGCGTACGGTGAGGATCCGCCGCAGATCGGTGGCGGCCGCGGCGGGGCACCGGTCCACCGTCAGCACGCCCCGCGCGGCCCGCTGGACCGCGGCTAACTCCTGGGACCCCGGGGCGGCGCCGGTCACCAGCACCCGCCGCAGACCGCCGCCGCCCGGCTCCCGTAAGGCGGCACGGAACACCGCGTTGTGCGGATAGGTGACGCAGGCGGCGGCCAGGACGCGCAGCCTGCCGTCCGCGATCCGGTCCGCGGTCACCGCGCGGGCCACCGCGGACCAGAACTCCCCGGCGGTGGTGCCGGCCGCCGCCGGGATGTGCTCGGCGGTCAGGCCCGCCCTGTGCAGCAGTGCCACGGCGGACGGGCCGGGCGGGAAGACCCGCGCCAACTCCCGGATCTCCTCGGTCGTCAGCGCCGGATGTCCGTCCCCGTCCTGGCCGTCCACCGTTCCGTCGCTCCTTGCCTGTGCTCGTACCGCTCGTTCCCCGCCCCGTAGCTACTGATCCGCGGTGAGGTGCAGCGGTTCCTCGAGCTCCTCGCGGAAGCGGTGCAGGGTGTGCCCCTCGCGCACCGTCGCGCCCACCGCGACCGCCGCCCGGCTCACCGCCCCGCGCGGTGCCCGCACCACCATGGCCAGCCGGTAGGTCCCGCCGATGCGCGCCGCCGAGGTGTGCCGGATCTCCCAGCCCGGGTCGGAGCGCAGCTCACGCCGCGCCTCCAGGAAGGCCCGCTCGCCGTACGCGGTGTGGAGAACCTCCCGGAAACCCAGCCGCGGGCCGAGAGGGGCCGCATGCGCCGGTGCCGCGGCCTTCGCCTCCGCGGTGAGCTGGCGCGGGGTCATCGACCAGGCCACCGGCTGGAAGACCGTGGTGCCCCGCCGCACCGGTTCGGCCGTGAGCGTGACATCGAGATTGACCGAGTGCAGGGCGGGGTCCGGCGCGTCCCGGGCGCAGGTCACCGACAGATGCACCAGGTGATAAACGGCGTTGTCCGCCTCGGTTCGCAGGAAGTCCAGCAGCTCCGGATCCGGTTCGACGAGTTCCGCCGTCACCGGTAAGGCCACCGGCCCGCCCAGGATCACCCGCCCGGCCAGCCTCGGGCCGCTGGGCTGAGGTGTCTCCTCGGACAACAGGGACAGTTCACGTTCGGGAAGTTCGGGGAGAATGACATCGATCATTTCGTGCCCCCTTCGCGGCTCAGGAGTGGTACAGCGCCTCGACCTCGACGGCGTACGCCTGTTCGATGGCCTTTCGCTTCAGTTTCAGCGACGGCGTCAGCAGACCATGCTCCTCGGAGAACTGCGCGGCAAGTATGCGGAAGGTACGAATCGACTCCGCCTGGGAGACGGTGGTGTTCGCCGCCACCACCGCGCGCCGGATCTCGGTCTCCAGATCGGGGTCC contains:
- a CDS encoding anti-sigma factor, giving the protein MTRADLHTLTGAYAVHALSGRELTEFERHLAVCDACRQEVRELRETAGKLAVATALTPPPTMKDDVLRRIATVRQEPPRVAAREARESHAGPRRRTGRRALNVALAACVAAAVAFGGAAVWQYRQASDARDTARRSEQRVAQAQEVTQVLAAPDARSRSGRMTDGSTGTVVVSRGLNRAVFLASGLPEPPAGRIYQLWFSDGGTMRPAGLMDSPGRSAAAVLSGAVGKASAMGVTVEPAGGSKAPTTDPLVLLTFPSA
- a CDS encoding S1 family peptidase gives rise to the protein MLASMQRDLGLTADEARMRISNEYRAGATEPGLRKSLGGSYGGAWVTGNTAELTVATTDEGQSGTITAGGAKAAVVKHSLKALTDAKQALDRTASERPPAADVASAWYVDVKTNSVVVQSAKPSEAAAFVATSGADREVVRVVESAERPSPLYDLRGGEAFYINDSARCSIGFPVTQGEQNGFVTAGHCGSQGDTTTGFNRVAQGSFQGSSFPGHDYAWVSTNADWVPQPWVIGPEGTNVTVTGSQEAPVGSSVCRSGSTTGWHCGTIQQHDTSVQYPQGTINGVTRTNVCAEPGDSGGPFISGSEGQGVTSGGSGNCTVGGTTYYQPVNPILTTYGLTLTTG
- a CDS encoding nuclear transport factor 2 family protein: MTQYETAVARYFEAWNATGPEARAKAVAAAWTEDGGYTDPLAEARGHEELAAVIAGAQEQFPGHEFRLTGAVDGHHAMARFSWELVATADGSAPVAATDVITLAEDGRIRSVLGFLDRVPTTG
- the proP gene encoding glycine betaine/L-proline transporter ProP yields the protein MPVPTDVEASASAPSRHHLLWRAVQRRKNPPLRRSDITVTEEKTVRKAVKAAALGNAMEWFDFGIYSYLAVTIGKVFFPSGNGTAQVLSSLATFAVAFLVRPVGGMFFGPLGDRIGRKKVLSFTMIMMASSTLAIGLIPGYAAIGFWSPALLILFRMLQGFSTGGEYGGASTFIAEYAPDKRRGYYGSFLEFGTLIGYTAAAGLVTILTVTLADSSMNSWGWRIPFLAAAPIGLVGLYLRLKLDDTPAFQKLEDEGATSAGERESLPFWQVFRTQWRAMALCIALVAAYNITDYMLLSYMPTYLSDTLHYSSTSALVSIIIVMLVLMAAITFVGRYSDRIGRKPVLMAGSVGFLVLAVPCFLLIKQGGVVPVFAGLLLLGLCLLPYVSVMSASLPALFPTNVRYGSLSIAFNISVSLFGGTTPLVTEGLISSTGDDLMPAYYTMLAAVVGIIAAAVMKETARKPLEGSPPAVATKEEAIALVESQRS
- a CDS encoding aldo/keto reductase — its product is MSKVPFITLNNGVRMPQLGFGVWQIPDDEAQVAVRTALDAGYRSIDTAAIYGNEEGTGKGLAASGIARDELFVTTKLQNADQGYDSTLRAFDASLTRLGLEYVDLYLIHWPLPGVDKYVDTWKAFEKIYSEGRAKAIGLSNFHAAHTQRLLSETSIIPVIDQIELHPQLQQAELRAFNARHDIATEAWSPLGQGKGLLDDPKLAAIAQKHGKSPAQVVLRWHLDLGNVVIPKSVTPSRIQENIDVFDFQLDSEDLSAIDSLETGNRLGFDPETFNG
- a CDS encoding cryptochrome/photolyase family protein, whose translation is MSTSLSVFTSDLRLSDNPVLRGATRSAERVVPLFVVDRALAGTGFAVPNRVAFLADALADLDAGLRERRGRLVVRRGDAVAEVLRAARQADADEVHIAGGVSGYATRREQRLREALEADGRRLRVHGAVVTAVEPGEVTPAGKDHFAVFTPYFRAWQWAGLRDALTAPRTVSVPSGLRSEPVAAVTSLAPGSPSPGLPEGGETAGRRRVRSWWRSGLGSYADRQDDLAGDATSRLSPYLHFGCLSPVELVHRAREAGGAGADAFVRQLAWRDFHYQVLAARPDAAHADYRPRGDRWRHDEAEVAAWKAGRTGYPLVDAGMRQLRHEGWMHNRARLLVASFLTKTLYQDWRIGARHFLDLLVDGDLANNQLNWQWAAGTGTDTRPNRVLNPLAQARRFDPDGAYVRRWVPELAGVTGSGVHTPWRLPKAERDRLDYPGPIVDLQEGLARFRDARG
- a CDS encoding 4a-hydroxytetrahydrobiopterin dehydratase; the encoded protein is MAVQPLTDQEIQQRLEQLPGWSFADDRLSRTYVFKGHPQAAGMVAEIATIQEELDHHSDLTLGYNKVGVSVNTHSAGGKVTALDVELAGRIEEIAPQHGARAD
- a CDS encoding helix-turn-helix domain-containing protein gives rise to the protein MTTAAPPRVGTLLREWRDRRRLSQLELALRADSSARHISFIETGRSRPSQEMVLRLADHLDVPVRERNALLIAAGYAPHYPERSVDDPSMSALRASLERLLTGYEPYPALVVDGTYGVLAANRGIAALVEGVAEHLLKPPLNAMRLTLHPEGLAPRIRNLREWRGHLLDQMDRQLALMRSSPLRALYDEVAAYPLPETGGRETATAGDTPPFALPMMIEHGGRVLSFISTIATFNTPMDVTVSELAIETFLPADPETAAALGRFSRS
- a CDS encoding sigma-70 family RNA polymerase sigma factor, with amino-acid sequence MREPVYIGGPAARGPDLEELLQMVARGDQNAFGALYDAVSGPVLGLTRSLLRNPAQAEEVTQEVLVEVWRSAARFEPSRGSAMAWIMTVAHRRAVDRVRSAQAASDREERAALLSRTPAFDEVTEQVEARLEREQVRRCMRTLTELQRQSVTLAYYRGRSYREVAELLSLPLGTVKTRLRDGLIRLRDCMGVGA
- a CDS encoding isocitrate lyase/PEP mutase family protein, yielding MLYGNALRKAISSSRTTPLIGIYDMYSASIAAQHYNGFFVSGFGFAASHYGLPDIGFIAWPDMLAFVERLRLAFPEHHLLVDIDDGYVDPEVACHVVQRLERTGASGVILEDQRRPRRCGHADGKLTLPLEEYLDKLQLVLSSRKDMVVVARTDATEEPEILRRAAALAETDADVVLVDGVRSVEWIRKVRKVIGDKPLLFNQIAGGKSPRLSLSELSELGVDVAIYSTPCLFAAHGAIDGALSDLKTADGRLPDTREAAAIGVKGATELLEKNISRHHGHRQPARV